One segment of Panicum virgatum strain AP13 chromosome 1K, P.virgatum_v5, whole genome shotgun sequence DNA contains the following:
- the LOC120699945 gene encoding probable serine/threonine-protein kinase PIX13, translating to MGNICGGSGKADVAEDFRPSSPGTTMTSKTSGSITTSQSTTGKLSSVGSSFMASAGSRSTGSGFEEGGKYPDGQILEAPNLRTFTFIELKAATKNFRPDSVLGEGGFGRVYKGWVDEKTMTPTKNGTGMVVAVKKLNSESLQGYEEWQSEINFLGRLSHPNLVKLLGYCFEDKELLLVYEFMAKGSLENHLFRRGCAPLSWELRLKIAIGAARGLAFLHASEKQVIYRDFKASNILLDATYNAKLSDFGLAKLGPTGSNSHITTRVMGTYGYAAPEYVATGHLYVKSDVYGFGVVMLEMLSGQRALDPNRPNGQLSLADWAKPYLADRRKLARLMDPRFEGQYNSKQAFQAAQLTLNCLAGEPRSRPSMKEVVETLEQIESMKSRAREARGGSGGGSSRDRHHGRSGGGAHQRSSPRAGGEPRGRGSRAANGHAGKAR from the exons ATGGGGAACATCTGCGGTGGCTCCGGGAAGGCTGATGTGGCCGAGGATTTCAGGCCATCTAGCCCAG GGACAACTATGACCTCCAAGACGAGCGGCAgcataaccaccagccaaagcACCACAGGAAAGCTCTCCTCCGTGGGCAGCAGCTTCATGGCGTCCGCCGGCAGCCGCAGCACCGGCAGCGGGTTCGAAGAGGGGGGCAAGTACCCCGACGGCCAGATCCTGGAGGCGCCCAACCTACGCACCTTCACATTCATCGAGCTCAAGGCGGCCACCAAGAACTTCAGGCCAGACAGCGTCCTCGGTGAAGGGGGGTTTGGGAGGGTGTACAAAGGCTGGGTGGACGAGAAGACGATGACCCCGACCAAGAACGGCACCGGAATGGTTGTTGCCGTCAAGAAGCTCAACTCGGAGAGCCTGCAGGGGTATGAGGAATGGCAG TCAGAGATAAATTTTCTAGGAAGGCTGTCGCATCCGAATCTAGTCAAGCTCTTGGGCTACTGCTTTGAGGACAAGGAACTTCTTCTTGTATACGAATTCATGGCTAAAGGGAGTTTGGAAAACCATCTTTTCAGGA GAGGATGTGCCCCGCTGTCTTGGGAACTGAGGCTGAAGATAGCCATTGGTGCAGCTCGAGGACTTGCATTCTTGCATGCATCAGAAAAGCAAGTTATTTACCGTGACTTCAAGGCTTCCAACATCCTCTTAGATGCA ACTTACAATGCTAAGCTCTCCGACTTTGGCCTTGCTAAGCTCGGGCCAACTGGTAGCAACTCACATATCACAACCAGGGTGATGGGCACATATGGTTATGCAGCTCCAGAGTATGTAGCTACTG GCCATTTGTACGTGAAGAGTGACGTGTACGGGTTCGGAGTGGTGATGCTGGAGATGCTGTCCGGGCAGCGCGCGCTGGATCCCAACCGCCCGAACGGGCAGCTGAGCCTCGCCGACTGGGCGAAGCCGTACCTGGCCGACCGGCGGAAGCTGGCCCGGCTCATGGACCCCCGGTTCGAGGGCCAGTACAACTCCAAGCAGGCCTTCCAGGCGGCGCAGCTGACGCTCAACTgcctcgccggcgagccccggaGCCGGCCGTCGATGAAGGAGGTGGTGGAGACGCTGGAGCAGATCGAGTCGATGAAGAGCCGGGCGCGGGAGGCCcggggaggcagcggcggcggctcgtcgcGGGACCGGCACCacggccgcagcggcggcggcgcgcaccagcggtcgtcgccgcgcgcgggcggcgagccGCGCGGCCGCGGGTCGAGGGCCGCCAACGGCCACGCCGGCAAGGCACGGTGA
- the LOC120700020 gene encoding sialyltransferase-like protein 4 isoform X1: MAPRVAPAVRVLPLALAAAIFSGVTAILIYLSGLSSYGNARLSESDLAALAALQGRFSKCVDANGLGLKVVSGKDYCRVVIQYPSNTVSKWTDPSTGQVEGLSFEFNLCEAVASWEQVRNSTTVLTKEYIDALPNGWEEYAWRRINKGNLLNKCQNRTLCMEQLLLVLPETSPYVPRQFGRCAVVGNSGDLLKTKFGDEIDSYDVVFRENGAPIQNYTEYVGSKSTFRLLNRGSAKALDKVVELDETKKEVLIVKTTIHDIMNQMIREVPITNPVYLMLGTSSSFGSSAKGTGVKALEFALSICDSVDMYGFTVDPGYKEWTRYFSKARKGHTPLHGRAYYQMMECLGLVKIHSLMRGDPGRAVKWLPTKDIIEAARVASEKLLRRPGAGRDGPMGTCTMIKKRKKGKEPNRSGLRDAAMKHLEYMKGATRYPLERSAGGGYLCMINDT; the protein is encoded by the exons ATGGCCCCTAGGGTTGCGCCAGCCGTGCGGGTGCTccccctcgcgctcgccgcggccatCTTCTCCGGGGTGACGGCCATCCTCATCTACCTCTCCGGCCTCTCCTCAT ATGGTAATGCTCGGCTCTCGGAGTCGGACttggcggcgctcgccgcgctGCAGGGCCGCTTCAGCAAGTGCGTG GATGCAAATGGCCTAGGACTGAAAGTGGTGAGCGGGAAGGACTACTGTCGAGTTGTGATACAATACCCAAGCAACACAGTTTCTAAGTGG ACGGATCCGAGTACTGGACAGGTTGAAGGTTTGTCGTTTGAGTTCAATCTGTGCGAAGCTGTGGCCTCGTGGGAGCAG GTCCGAAACAGTACAACGGTACTGACAAAGGAGTACATTGATGCTTTGCCAAATGGCTGGGAGGAGTATGCATGGCGCAGGATCAACAAAGGAAACCTCCT GAATAAATGCCAGAACAGAACTCTGTGCATGGAgcagctcttgctagttctacCTGAGACATCACCATATGTGCCTCGCCAATTTGGTAGATGTGCTGTTGTTGGAAACTCTGGCGATCTTCTTAAAACTAAATTTGGGGATGAAATTGATTCCTATGATGTCGTCTTCAGAGAAAATGGTGCACCCATCCAG AATTACACTGAGTATGTCGGTTCAAAGAGTACATTTCGCCTTCTGAACAGAGGATCTGCAAAGGCACTGGACAAAGTTGTTGAGTTAGATG AAACGAAAAAGGAGGTATTGATCGTTAAGACGACAATACATGATATCATGAACCAAATGATTCGG GAAGTTCCAATAACCAATCCAGTATACCTCATGCTAGGCACATCATCATCATTTGGTTCGTCCGCTAAAGGAACTGGGGTTAAAGCTCTTGAATTTGCTCTCTCCATCTGTGACAGTGTGGACATGTATGGCTTCACAGTAGACCCAGGTTACAAGGAATG GACAAGGTACTTTTCTAAGGCCAGAAAGGGTCACACGCCACTCCATGGTAGAGCATATTATCAAATGATGGAATGTCTTGGt CTGGTAAAAATCCACTCACTGATGCGAGGTGATCCTGGCAGGGCAGTGAAATGGCTGCCTACCAAGGATATCATTGAAGCTGCTAGAGTTGCCTCTGAGAAATTGTTGAG GAGACCTGGAGCTGGAAGGGATGGCCCTATGGGGACTTGCACCATGATAAAGAAGCGtaagaaaggaaaggaaccAAACAGATCCGGTCTGCGAGATGCTGCCATGAAGCACCTTGAGTACATGAAAGGTGCCACCAGGTATCCCTTGGAGCGAAGTGCCGGGGGTGGCTATCTCTGTATGATTAACGATACATAG
- the LOC120700020 gene encoding sialyltransferase-like protein 4 isoform X2, translating to MLGSRSRTWRRSPRCRAASASAWYGLARSSASSVDSSHLIMDANGLGLKVVSGKDYCRVVIQYPSNTVSKWTDPSTGQVEGLSFEFNLCEAVASWEQVRNSTTVLTKEYIDALPNGWEEYAWRRINKGNLLNKCQNRTLCMEQLLLVLPETSPYVPRQFGRCAVVGNSGDLLKTKFGDEIDSYDVVFRENGAPIQNYTEYVGSKSTFRLLNRGSAKALDKVVELDETKKEVLIVKTTIHDIMNQMIREVPITNPVYLMLGTSSSFGSSAKGTGVKALEFALSICDSVDMYGFTVDPGYKEWTRYFSKARKGHTPLHGRAYYQMMECLGLVKIHSLMRGDPGRAVKWLPTKDIIEAARVASEKLLRRPGAGRDGPMGTCTMIKKRKKGKEPNRSGLRDAAMKHLEYMKGATRYPLERSAGGGYLCMINDT from the exons ATGCTCGGCTCTCGGAGTCGGACttggcggcgctcgccgcgctGCAGGGCCGCTTCAGCAAGTGCGTGGTACGGCCTCGCTCGTTCATCTGCCTCGTCTGTTGATTCCTCTCATCTGATTATG GATGCAAATGGCCTAGGACTGAAAGTGGTGAGCGGGAAGGACTACTGTCGAGTTGTGATACAATACCCAAGCAACACAGTTTCTAAGTGG ACGGATCCGAGTACTGGACAGGTTGAAGGTTTGTCGTTTGAGTTCAATCTGTGCGAAGCTGTGGCCTCGTGGGAGCAG GTCCGAAACAGTACAACGGTACTGACAAAGGAGTACATTGATGCTTTGCCAAATGGCTGGGAGGAGTATGCATGGCGCAGGATCAACAAAGGAAACCTCCT GAATAAATGCCAGAACAGAACTCTGTGCATGGAgcagctcttgctagttctacCTGAGACATCACCATATGTGCCTCGCCAATTTGGTAGATGTGCTGTTGTTGGAAACTCTGGCGATCTTCTTAAAACTAAATTTGGGGATGAAATTGATTCCTATGATGTCGTCTTCAGAGAAAATGGTGCACCCATCCAG AATTACACTGAGTATGTCGGTTCAAAGAGTACATTTCGCCTTCTGAACAGAGGATCTGCAAAGGCACTGGACAAAGTTGTTGAGTTAGATG AAACGAAAAAGGAGGTATTGATCGTTAAGACGACAATACATGATATCATGAACCAAATGATTCGG GAAGTTCCAATAACCAATCCAGTATACCTCATGCTAGGCACATCATCATCATTTGGTTCGTCCGCTAAAGGAACTGGGGTTAAAGCTCTTGAATTTGCTCTCTCCATCTGTGACAGTGTGGACATGTATGGCTTCACAGTAGACCCAGGTTACAAGGAATG GACAAGGTACTTTTCTAAGGCCAGAAAGGGTCACACGCCACTCCATGGTAGAGCATATTATCAAATGATGGAATGTCTTGGt CTGGTAAAAATCCACTCACTGATGCGAGGTGATCCTGGCAGGGCAGTGAAATGGCTGCCTACCAAGGATATCATTGAAGCTGCTAGAGTTGCCTCTGAGAAATTGTTGAG GAGACCTGGAGCTGGAAGGGATGGCCCTATGGGGACTTGCACCATGATAAAGAAGCGtaagaaaggaaaggaaccAAACAGATCCGGTCTGCGAGATGCTGCCATGAAGCACCTTGAGTACATGAAAGGTGCCACCAGGTATCCCTTGGAGCGAAGTGCCGGGGGTGGCTATCTCTGTATGATTAACGATACATAG